One segment of Scleropages formosus chromosome 23, fSclFor1.1, whole genome shotgun sequence DNA contains the following:
- the susd5 gene encoding sushi domain-containing protein 5, which translates to METLGSRTRTLLVLLFLGTCGRTVVLAEGWLFLVETHNAPVLEDRQAAQEVCERHGARLASAEELKEAVGRCSFPSCTRGWLAGPAVGTIICDHTVRGQQGKKAAHVKVENVTVVTRQMDIFCFKDQGVAVCGDPPSFPHVLLQTQTGSEMGDELTYTCAPGYTVPSGQSTFSLLCNSCGEWYGQVQLCVKGETEVQVDYEDKFPGEGRVSYEDSDGREETSPSETEDYEPEQGLGERRGGRPGTRTPRPEEQQRVEAEDVDGERDTQPPSVSTESSVSLLSQKHLFWFPSETFHEPERPGVTRVTGVVGVTVAPAWEEDNRIGVRSSGSMEDIKEDIKALDVAKTGPQNHGHEGLREHGAGTDESWLDGYPVTEEAREKEEEEEDDEGRPGAGSTAEEKDGGLEDDRRTDGPNHVETGQPQRSSSAPSAGFTRVTVSPTRPVRYGIKYVPAGPAPASTAHGGDVDLQPSARHPLPIHLSTTAAPPTVPWPTTDTLYPLLDHMPSPTKWEEVTLPYQEAPPGGATTDSSHRFPGTRLYEEPMKRNLTQRGPEPEAPPTQEPCVGEGCSLTGRGPVAVIVGVALCVLLVAAALTVWCCKKRQQKSSVYKMNGQGQSGTGSQHIEMQQKV; encoded by the exons ATGGAGACACTTGGATCCCGAACCCGAACCCTCCTGGTGCTGCTCTTCCTGGGAACCTGCGGTCGGACCGTCGTTCTGGCGGAAG GCTGGCTCTTCCTGGTCGagacccacaatgcacctgtgCTGGAGGACAGACAGGCGGCCCAGGAGGTCTGCGAAAGGCACGGAGCCCGACTCGCCTCGGCAGAGGAGCTGAAGGAAGCCGTGGGGAGGTGCTCCTTCCCCTCCTGCACGCGTGGCTGGCTGGCCGGTCCCGCTGTCGG GACCATCATCTGCGACCACACGGTTCGCGGTCAGCAGGGCAAGAAGGCGGCGCATGTGAAGGTGGAGAACGTGACTGTGGTCACCCGCCAAATGGACATCTTCTGCTTCAAGGACCAAG GTGTCGCTGTGTGCGGGGACCCCCCCTCCTTCCCGCACGTCTTGCTGCAGACGCAGACGGGCTCCGAGATGGGCGACGAGCTCACGTACACCTGTGCGCCCGGCTACACCGTCCCCAGCGGCCAGAGCACCTTCAGCCTGCTGTGCAACAGCTGCGGCGAGTGGTACGGCCAGGTGCAGCTCTGCGTCAAAG GTGAGACAGAGGTGCAGGTGGACTACGAAGACAAGTTTCCTGGCGAGGGACGCGTCTCTTACGAGGACTCGGACGGCCGGGAGGAGACGAGCCCGAGTGAGACCGAGGACTACGAGCCGGAACAGGGACTGGGGGAAAGGCGGGGCGGCCGGCCGGGTACTCGGACACCACggccggaggagcagcagcGTGTAGAAGCGGAGGACGTGGACGGGGAGCGGGACACCCAGCCGCCCTCCGTGTCCACCGAGTCCTCGGTGTCTCTGCTGAGCCAGAAACATCTCTTCTGGTTTCCCTCGGAGACCTTCCATGAGCCTGAGCGGCCAGGGGTCACCAGGGTGACCGGGGTCGTCGGGGTCACGGTGGCTCCGGCTTGGGAGGAGGACAATCGCATCGGAGTGAGGTCATCGGGCAGCATGGAGGACATCAAGGAGGACATCAAGGCCTTGGACGTTGCTAAGACGGGACCCCAGAACCACGGCCACGAGGGGCTCCGTGAACACGGCGCCGGCACCGACGAGTCCTGGCTGGACGGCTACCCCGTCACCGAGGAGgccagagagaaggaggaggaggaagaggacgatGAGGGGAGGCCGGGCGCCGGGTCGACCGCAGAGGAGAAGGACGGAGGGCTGGAGGACGACAGGAGGACGGACGGGCCCAACCATGTGGAGACCGGCCAACCACAGCGCTCCAGCTCCGCCCCCTCCGCTGGCTTCACGCGGGTCACGGTGTCCCCAACTCGACCCGTCCGCTACGGAATAAAATACGTCCCCGCAGGGCCAGCACCCGCGTCCACAGCTCACGGGGGGGACGTGGACCTGCAGCCCAGCGCTCGGCACCCCCTGCCGATACACCTCAGCACGACTGCCGCGCCCCCCACGGTCCCCTGGCCAACCACAGACACCCTGTACCCCCTCCTCGACCACATGCCAAGTCCCACCAAGTGGGAAGAGGTAACGCTGCCGTACCAAGAGGCCCCCCCGGGGGGCGCCACCACCGACTCCTCCCACAGGTTTCCTGGGACGCGCCTGTATGAGGAGCCCATGAAACGGAACCTGACTCAGCGGGGCCCTGAGCCCGAAGCTCCACCCACCCAGGAGCCGTGCGTCGGCGAAGGCTGCTCGCTCACGGGCCGGGGGCCGGTTGCGGTCATCGTGGGCGTGGCCTTGTGCGTCCTGCTGGTGGCTGCAGCCTTGACCGTGTGGTGTTGCAAGAAGAGGCAGCAAAAGAGCTCGGTCTACAAGATGAACGGTCAGGGCCAGAGCGGCACCGGGTCACAGCACATAGAGATGCAGCAGAAGGTGTAG
- the fbxl2 gene encoding F-box/LRR-repeat protein 2 isoform X2, whose translation MMNGIGGRGRFEVFSSNDEAPINKKLPKELLLRIFSYLDVVTLCRCAQVSKAWNILALDGSNWQKIDLFNFQTDIEGRVVENISKRCGGFLRQLSLRGCLSVGDASMKTFAQNCRNIEHLNLNGCTKITDSTCISLSKFCSKLRHLDLTSCVSITNHSLKALSEGCRGLENLNISWCDQITRDGVEALVRGCGGLKALFLRGCTQLDDEALKHLQKHCPELVTINVQSCTVTDEGLVGLCRGCHKLQTLCISGCSNITDASLTALGLNCPRLKILEAARCSHVTDAGFAILARNCHELEKMDLEECILLTDNTLLQLSIHCPRLQALSLSHCELITDDGIRHLSGSVCGQERLQVVELDNCPLITDLTLEHLKSCHRLERIELYDCQQVTRAGIKRIRAHLPEIKVHAYFAPVTPPPSVHGGGQRLCRCCIIL comes from the exons ATGATGAACGGCATCGGCGGCCGGGGCAGGTTCGAG GTTTTCTCCAGCAATGATGAAGCCCCCATCAACAAGAAGCTGCCCAAGGAACTGCTGCTCAG AATCTTCTCCTACCTGGATGTGGTGACGCTGTGCAGGTGTGCCCAGGTGTCTAAG GCGTGGAATATTCTTGCACTCGATGGAAGTAACTGGCAGAAGATCGACCTGTTCAACTTCCAGACGGACATCGAG GGCCGAGTGGTGGAGAACATCTCCAAGCGCTGCGGGGGCTTCCTTCGTCAGCTCAGCCTGCGGGGATGTCTCAGTGTGGGCGACGCCTCCATGAA GACGtttgcacagaactgcaggAACATCGAACACCTCAACCTGAACGGCTGCACGAAAATCACCGACAG CACATGTATCAGCCTCAGCAAGTTCTGCTCAAAGCTGCGCCACCTAGACCTGACCTCGTGTGTGTCCATCACGAACCACTCGCTGAAGGCCCTCAG tgaAGGCTGCAGGGGTCTGGAGAACCTAAACATCTCCTGGTGCGACCAGATCACCCGGGATGGGGTGGAGGCTCTCGTGAGGGGCTGCGGGGGGCTCAAGGCCCTGTTCCTGAGGGGCTGCACACAG CTAGATGACGAGGCACTGAAGCACTTACAGAAGCACTGTCCAGAGCTGGTGACTATCAACGTGCAGTCGTGCACA gtGACGGACGAAGGCTTGGTGGGACTCTGCCGGGGGTGCCACAAGCTACAGACGCTCTGCATCTCTGGCTGCAGCAACATCACGGACGCCTCGCTCACCGCCCTCGGCCTCAACTGCCCCCGGCTGAA GATCCTGGAAGCGGCCCGGTGTTCCCACGTCACCGATGCTGGGTTTGCGATCCTGGCCAGG AACTGTCACGAGCTGGAAAAAATGGACTTGGAAGAGTGCATTTTG CTAACAGACAACACGCTGCTGCAGCTCTCCATCCACTGTCCGCGGCTCCAAGCCCTG AGCCTGTCGCACTGCGAGCTGATCACAGACGACGGCATCCGGCACCTGAGCGGCAGCGTCTGCGGCCAGGAGCGCCTCCAGGTGGTGGAGCTGGACAACTGCCCGCTCATCACGGACCTTACGCTGGAGCACTTGAAGAGCTGCCACCGGCTGGAGCGCATTGAGCTCTACGACTGCCAGCAAGTGACGCGCGCCGGCATCAAGAGGATCCGG gcgCACCTGCCGGAGATCAAGGTCCACGCCTACTTTGCCCCCGTGACTCCGCCCCCCTCGGTGCACGGCGGGGGGCAGCGGCTCTGCAGGTGCTGCATAATCCTTTGA
- the fbxl2 gene encoding F-box/LRR-repeat protein 2 isoform X1: MMNGIGGRGRFEVFSSNDEAPINKKLPKELLLRIFSYLDVVTLCRCAQVSKAWNILALDGSNWQKIDLFNFQTDIEGRVVENISKRCGGFLRQLSLRGCLSVGDASMKTFAQNCRNIEHLNLNGCTKITDSTCISLSKFCSKLRHLDLTSCVSITNHSLKALSEGCRGLENLNISWCDQITRDGVEALVRGCGGLKALFLRGCTQLDDEALKHLQKHCPELVTINVQSCTQVTDEGLVGLCRGCHKLQTLCISGCSNITDASLTALGLNCPRLKILEAARCSHVTDAGFAILARNCHELEKMDLEECILLTDNTLLQLSIHCPRLQALSLSHCELITDDGIRHLSGSVCGQERLQVVELDNCPLITDLTLEHLKSCHRLERIELYDCQQVTRAGIKRIRAHLPEIKVHAYFAPVTPPPSVHGGGQRLCRCCIIL; the protein is encoded by the exons ATGATGAACGGCATCGGCGGCCGGGGCAGGTTCGAG GTTTTCTCCAGCAATGATGAAGCCCCCATCAACAAGAAGCTGCCCAAGGAACTGCTGCTCAG AATCTTCTCCTACCTGGATGTGGTGACGCTGTGCAGGTGTGCCCAGGTGTCTAAG GCGTGGAATATTCTTGCACTCGATGGAAGTAACTGGCAGAAGATCGACCTGTTCAACTTCCAGACGGACATCGAG GGCCGAGTGGTGGAGAACATCTCCAAGCGCTGCGGGGGCTTCCTTCGTCAGCTCAGCCTGCGGGGATGTCTCAGTGTGGGCGACGCCTCCATGAA GACGtttgcacagaactgcaggAACATCGAACACCTCAACCTGAACGGCTGCACGAAAATCACCGACAG CACATGTATCAGCCTCAGCAAGTTCTGCTCAAAGCTGCGCCACCTAGACCTGACCTCGTGTGTGTCCATCACGAACCACTCGCTGAAGGCCCTCAG tgaAGGCTGCAGGGGTCTGGAGAACCTAAACATCTCCTGGTGCGACCAGATCACCCGGGATGGGGTGGAGGCTCTCGTGAGGGGCTGCGGGGGGCTCAAGGCCCTGTTCCTGAGGGGCTGCACACAG CTAGATGACGAGGCACTGAAGCACTTACAGAAGCACTGTCCAGAGCTGGTGACTATCAACGTGCAGTCGTGCACA caggtGACGGACGAAGGCTTGGTGGGACTCTGCCGGGGGTGCCACAAGCTACAGACGCTCTGCATCTCTGGCTGCAGCAACATCACGGACGCCTCGCTCACCGCCCTCGGCCTCAACTGCCCCCGGCTGAA GATCCTGGAAGCGGCCCGGTGTTCCCACGTCACCGATGCTGGGTTTGCGATCCTGGCCAGG AACTGTCACGAGCTGGAAAAAATGGACTTGGAAGAGTGCATTTTG CTAACAGACAACACGCTGCTGCAGCTCTCCATCCACTGTCCGCGGCTCCAAGCCCTG AGCCTGTCGCACTGCGAGCTGATCACAGACGACGGCATCCGGCACCTGAGCGGCAGCGTCTGCGGCCAGGAGCGCCTCCAGGTGGTGGAGCTGGACAACTGCCCGCTCATCACGGACCTTACGCTGGAGCACTTGAAGAGCTGCCACCGGCTGGAGCGCATTGAGCTCTACGACTGCCAGCAAGTGACGCGCGCCGGCATCAAGAGGATCCGG gcgCACCTGCCGGAGATCAAGGTCCACGCCTACTTTGCCCCCGTGACTCCGCCCCCCTCGGTGCACGGCGGGGGGCAGCGGCTCTGCAGGTGCTGCATAATCCTTTGA